The stretch of DNA CTGTTCTGCCGCTTCTTTGGCGATCTTGCGCCACCTGGCGGCACGCTTCTCTTCCTTGCGCTCGTCATACTGGACGATAGTCCGTGCAGAAAGGAAAGGAACGAAGGCAGAAGCCCCGATCTCTGTGCATTTCTGAATAACCGTCTCCATCTTATCGCCTTTTGGCAGGCTTTGAGCGATCGTCACCTCAAGCCATGGCTCTCCAGAGAGGGCCAAGAACTCTACGATCGCAGCCTGCACCTCCTGAGGCTCTATGCTTACAAGCTCGGCGACAGCCTCCTTGCCGGCGCCATCGCTTACAATAATCTGGTCCTTCGGTTTGGAGCGCATAACCTTGCCTATATGGCGGGCGTCGTCACCGGTAATTGTTACCGTGTCTTCGCCAAACTGTTCAGACGGTATGAAATAACGCTGCATATCTCACCATTCCTTGCCCGAAAAATCGCCAAGCCTCATCATACAACTTTTAAGCTGTAGTGACTAGCCTGGCTCATCGATTTTGTCATATTGCACATCTTCCTTGCACATTACCCGCCAACAATAGCCAGAAAAATATTCCGAAACCCGTCCACTATAGGTGTCATCAGGCTGAACAGCGGGTCCAACGTGATGCGGCGCAGAGGATCAATAAATACAAGCAGAAGAAAAATCAGCACCGACCATTTCTCGTATTCCTGCAGGTAGGAACGGAAGTTCCGGGGCACCAGATCCTCTACGATACGATAACCGTCCAGCGGAGGCAGAGGAAGCAGGTTAAAGAAGAATAAAGTAATGTTAATTGAGATTAGATAATTCAAAAAAATATAGATGGCCTGATTCAGCTTATCCTGGCTAGTCAGATCAATAATGTGATAATAATCCAGCGAGAAATAAATCATTGCAGCGATAAACCCGATCACCAAGTTGCTTAGTGGTCCCACCAATGAGACAATAATCCCCATAAGACGCGGCTTACTGAAATTGTCTCGATTCACTGGAACCGGCTTGGCCCAGCCGAAGCCGAGGATCAGCAGCATCAGCATCCCGAATATGTCAATGTGAGGAACCGGGTTCAGCGTTACCCGGCCCAGCATCTTAGCGGTCGGGTCTCCGAATTTGCTGGCCGAATAGGCATGAGCAAATTCGTGCACCGTAAATGAAATCACAAGGACAAGCAGGACAAATGGTAAATGCTGCACAGGAAAACGCAAAATCGAGCTCAAAAAATCCATCTTTACCTCTTTCTCGCTACAAAAGCGATCCAGTCTTCTTCACGTGCCGCTTCTACAATATCAAAGCCGGCAGCAAGCAAGGCCACTTCGACGTCCTTCTCTTTATTCTTATATATGCCTGAAGCGATATAATATCCGCCAGGCTGCAGCGCTTGGTGCACATCTTCGATGAACAGCAGGATGATCTCCGCCAAAATATTCGCCACCACTACACGTACCGGCAGGTTCACTCCAAGCTCATCGGCGCCGCGTCCACTCTTTAATACAGCCAGCAGGTCACTCTCATAGACGGTAATGTCTTGGTCAAGACCGTTCAGATGCGTATTTTCTTTTGCACTTGTGACTGCAATCGGATCCAAATCCAGGGCCAGCACATGCTTCGCGCCCAGTCTCATGGCCCCAATCGCTAGAATACCAGAACCCGTACCTACATCAATGACCTCGTCCCCTTCTTGAATAACGCCTTCCAGCGTGCGGAGACAGAGCGATGTCGTAGGATGAGTGCCTGTACCAAATGCCATGCCTGGATCCAGTTCAATAATCTTCTCTTCCGGAGAAGCCGGAGTATATTCTTCCCAGGTTGGCTTGATGGTCAACCGGTCTGACACTCGCAGGGGCTTGAAATATTGCTTCCAGTTATTCGCCCAATCATCCTCGCTAACATCCCGTACTGAGAACTCAGCAGCGCCCGGATCAATATCAAAGCTCCGTAGTTCCTCTATCCGGCCCTTCACTTCGGCCTGGATGCCTTCAAGGTCGCAATCTCCCAGAAAGTAGCCACTTACCTTGGCTTCGCCTTCCGGAATGTCATTTGGCGGAATTTCGAACCATTGTCCCAAGGAAGTATCCCGCGGTTTATTGTTATCAACGTGCTCCTCAATGGAGACTCCCCCTGCACCGGCTTCATGCAGGAAATTGGAGATCATCTCCACCGCTTCCTCCGTTGTATGTATCGTGAGCTCTTTCCAGATTTTCAATTTCTTTGTCCTCCTCCTAACAATGCATACGATACATTGTACTATAAAATCGGTTGAAAATGAAAACCGCCGAATCAGTATTCGACGGTCACATTTTACTCCTTAAAGCTTTTGGTTTTTTTCCTGCCTGGCATCAGCCCGTTCACTTCGCTCCAGCGCCTCCCAATCATCCGGATCGGCTCTTTCCTCAGAGAATTCGATATCGAGGTTATGGCCGACAGGCGACCGATTTACCTTCTTCGGATAGCGTCTTGGTTCTTTACCAAGCTGTGTCATCGCTAAAAAGCCCCTCTCTATTTACATTTTAAGTTCATATCATACCGCCCGCTTCTTCGATAATCCGAAGCGCCTGATGATGGATGTTCTCATCCACCACGGCAGTGAGCAGGATGTCACGCCCGGTAGGGCCTCCCTGCCCTCCGTGGCTCATGCCGCTCGCAGCTGGATCCGCAGCCGACAATATGCCTGCAGAATGATTCGTAATGGATGCGTCCTGGGTGAGGGATGCGAGGCTCGTTACTTCTCCCGTAATAGGGTTCAAAGAATTGTAGCCCTCACCGGGATAACGGCTGAAGCGATCGATAGACATATGCTCAACCCGCAGCGCCCCAAGCTTCCTAGCTGCGCCCTGCGCCTCCTCCGGACTTTTGAAATATGCGAGAATGTTCTTTTCCGCCAAAGTTCTCTCACCTGCGCTTTTTAGGTATACTTGTTACTAAATCGAAGCCTGCAGCATTGGTTATTATGTGACTTAATTGCCTAGAATATCCGCAAAGCCAATTTTGCAGGCATACCTTGGAGGTGCTCTTTTGGATAATTCATCTTCAGAGCGAAAGCCGCTCAGACTCAAGGCCTTATCACCCATGCATAACACTCCCAGCGGTGTGCTGCGAAATTATATTTTGGAGCAGAAGCCTGTTAACGAATTTGTCTCTCTAGTCAGCATTTCGGCCGACGCCCCGAACCCTGGTTATGACCTCCTCATTCACCGAATTGAATTTGAAGGCGAGCATGCCGCCATCTACACCCGCCCCGTGCCCCCGGTTCCGGGTGGTATTTTCCCCCAAGTCATTACCAGGCTGCATACCTCGATCTACCTTGACGCTAAGTACACTGCCAGACTGGGAGACGATTCTCCGGAGGCCTGACTGTAACAGGCAGGCACCGTATAATTCTAAAAATTCACACAAAAAGATTAATGCTGCCCGATAAAGCTCGTGCACGGACACGAGTTTTTTATTTTTTAATTAAATTTGAAACTTCAGTAAATATTGTCCGTATTACCGTATATGTAAGGAAACTTTTAATTTTACAGGAGGGTTCAACGATTAACATGTTCAAAAAACTTACGCTAGTCGTCATGGCACTTACCTTATTCCTTGCTTTTACGATCCA from Paenibacillus sp. CAA11 encodes:
- a CDS encoding site-2 protease family protein, with amino-acid sequence MDFLSSILRFPVQHLPFVLLVLVISFTVHEFAHAYSASKFGDPTAKMLGRVTLNPVPHIDIFGMLMLLILGFGWAKPVPVNRDNFSKPRLMGIIVSLVGPLSNLVIGFIAAMIYFSLDYYHIIDLTSQDKLNQAIYIFLNYLISINITLFFFNLLPLPPLDGYRIVEDLVPRNFRSYLQEYEKWSVLIFLLLVFIDPLRRITLDPLFSLMTPIVDGFRNIFLAIVGG
- a CDS encoding YfhD family protein codes for the protein MTQLGKEPRRYPKKVNRSPVGHNLDIEFSEERADPDDWEALERSERADARQEKNQKL
- the prmA gene encoding 50S ribosomal protein L11 methyltransferase encodes the protein MKIWKELTIHTTEEAVEMISNFLHEAGAGGVSIEEHVDNNKPRDTSLGQWFEIPPNDIPEGEAKVSGYFLGDCDLEGIQAEVKGRIEELRSFDIDPGAAEFSVRDVSEDDWANNWKQYFKPLRVSDRLTIKPTWEEYTPASPEEKIIELDPGMAFGTGTHPTTSLCLRTLEGVIQEGDEVIDVGTGSGILAIGAMRLGAKHVLALDLDPIAVTSAKENTHLNGLDQDITVYESDLLAVLKSGRGADELGVNLPVRVVVANILAEIILLFIEDVHQALQPGGYYIASGIYKNKEKDVEVALLAAGFDIVEAAREEDWIAFVARKR
- a CDS encoding 16S rRNA (uracil(1498)-N(3))-methyltransferase — encoded protein: MQRYFIPSEQFGEDTVTITGDDARHIGKVMRSKPKDQIIVSDGAGKEAVAELVSIEPQEVQAAIVEFLALSGEPWLEVTIAQSLPKGDKMETVIQKCTEIGASAFVPFLSARTIVQYDERKEEKRAARWRKIAKEAAEQAHRSKIPVMNSPVNWGRLLATAPNYDLVCLCYEKENGEQLRDVLAPFVAGLDRKQKYRMMVVVGPEGGFTEEEVREAEAAGARSVGLGRRILRTETAGMAALTCILYETGEMGGL